A stretch of the Papaver somniferum cultivar HN1 chromosome 6, ASM357369v1, whole genome shotgun sequence genome encodes the following:
- the LOC113286406 gene encoding cytosolic sulfotransferase 8-like, which produces MATSHDENSCDSDLSRDSVLTRHGLGHSVLHQYQGFWSYAKAIENVKDFQQNFNALDTDVIITTLPKSGTTWLKALAFAIVNRTSYSPSSSSSHQHHPLLTTSPHDLVPFVDFKHRYPANYSLLDFTKTSTCHDSPCRLISTHVPYPSLPESIKSTATDCKIVYLCRNPQDNFISLWLFMNKFIGTMQENNSGDRSPPLSIEEAFEYFCAGVSLSGPFWDHVLGYWTKSLEEPRKVLFLKYEDLKKEPEIHCKRLAEFMGCRFSVEEENQGAVDEIVKLCSFQNLKNLDLNKSGTTSRFHFKNEDFYRKGEVGDWKNYLTPPMVERLDRLLEEKLQGSGLVFPN; this is translated from the coding sequence ATGGCAACCTCGCATGATGAAAATTCTTGTGATTCTGATCTTTCCAGGGATAGTGTACTTACCCGCCATGGTTTGGGACATTCTGTTCTTCATCAGTATCAAGGTTTTTGGTCGTACGCTAAAGCAATAGAAAATGTCAAGGATTTCCAACAGAATTTCAACGCTTTAGATACTGATGTAATAATAACCACGTTACCAAAATCAGGTACCACTTGGTTGAAAGCATTGGCCTTCGCCATCGTTAATCGAACCAGTTattccccttcttcttcttcttctcaccaACACCACCCATTGCTTACAACCTCACCCCATGATCTTGTTCCTTTTGTTGATTTTAAACATCGTTATCCGGCAAATTATAGTCTTCTTGATTTCACTAAAACCAGTACCTGTCATGATTCCCCGTGCAGACTTATATCTACCCATGTCCCTTACCCTTCTTTACCTGAATCTATCAAGAGTACTGCGACAGATTGCAAGATTGTTTATTTATGCAGAAACCCTCAGGACAACTTTATCTCTCTGTGGCTATTTATGAATAAGTTCATAGGGACGATGCAGGAGAACAACAGTGGCGATAGATCCCCGCCTCTGTCGATTGAAGAAGCTTTTGAATACTTCTGTGCTGGAGTGTCACTATCCGGTCCATTTTGGGATCATGTACTCGGATATTGGAcaaagagcttggaggaacctCGAAAAGTATTGTTTTTAAagtatgaagatttgaagaaagaaCCCGAGATCCATTGTAAGAGACTGGCAGAGTTTATGGGTTGCCGATTCTCCGTCGAAGAGGAGAATCAAGGAGCGGTCGATGAAATAGTGAAACTATGTAGTTTCCAAAACTTGAAGAATTTGGATTTGAATAAGAGTGGAACTACCTCCAGGTTTCATTTTAAAAATGAAGATTTTTACAGGAAAGGTGAGGTTGGTGATTGGAAGAATTACTTGACTCCTCCCATGGTTGAAAGACTTGATCGTCTCCTGGAAGAGAAGTTGCAGGGGTCTGGGTTAGTGTTCCCAAATTAA